The following proteins are co-located in the Oceanimonas sp. GK1 genome:
- the purE gene encoding 5-(carboxyamino)imidazole ribonucleotide mutase, translating to MQAKVAVIMGSKSDWPTMQGAAEIMDQLQVSYTVEVVSAHRTPDKLMEFGEKAVERGYQVIIAGAGGAAHLPGMVAAKTRLPVLGVPVQSKALSGLDSLLSIVQMPKGVAVGTLAIGTAGAFNAGLLACQMLANHDAELAERLETFRKDQTDTVLGSPDPREDA from the coding sequence ATGCAAGCAAAAGTTGCCGTCATCATGGGCTCGAAAAGCGACTGGCCCACCATGCAGGGTGCTGCAGAGATCATGGACCAGCTGCAGGTGTCCTATACCGTGGAAGTGGTGTCGGCGCACCGTACCCCCGACAAGCTGATGGAATTCGGTGAAAAGGCGGTGGAGCGCGGTTACCAGGTGATCATCGCCGGTGCCGGCGGCGCCGCCCACCTGCCGGGCATGGTAGCGGCCAAAACCCGCCTGCCGGTGCTGGGCGTACCGGTACAGAGCAAGGCCCTGAGCGGCCTCGACAGCCTGCTGTCCATCGTGCAGATGCCCAAGGGCGTGGCCGTGGGCACCCTGGCCATCGGCACCGCCGGTGCCTTCAACGCCGGCCTGCTGGCCTGCCAGATGCTGGCCAACCACGACGCCGAGCTGGCCGAGCGGTTGGAAACCTTCCGCAAGGATCAAACCGATACCGTGCTGGGCAGCCCCGACCCGAGGGAGGACGCATGA
- a CDS encoding sodium:solute symporter family protein produces MNLELYQFSSTTVLLLLAAFYGGTYLITTFIKKGQEDTDAFMVSNHSVGFGMGAASMTATWIWAASFYAAATSGYTYGVSGPLHYGLWGALMILFIYPFGRRFRALAPNAHTLGEVIHARHGSSSQLILAFSNLLGSIISLMVNFTAAGALVSVLSPLSFQTGVIIAGVGVLSYTLWSGFRASVLTDFAQLIALMAIAVVIIPAVLFAMGGPAEVMNGFDQLTAEQANLFSTEAILHQGAPYFVAVLAYAIGNQTISQRLFAVNEKHIKPTFLTATLGYGAIVIGLGMIGLMALTNGVEPLNGDMNNLIPQMVSSYLPPVFIGLFFILVIGSLSSTADSDLSALSAIVMADVYGKNIARGKADPKRMLFIGRLTMIVATMLGIVFASFSLDILVMLVFVGALWGAIVFPVIASCFWSRVTNRAFTTSVLAALVLFCVARFELLEMTGAVALLFELLASIGGGVVIGLMAFGFLGQRIGFAAGIVAGLALMVFATGFLREYTVLLSSLVAYGVSTLVCVVMSLMEKQQFDFDLIKQRVGNYDDRFDAPAATAAIKSTHLAKES; encoded by the coding sequence ATGAACTTGGAACTCTATCAATTTTCCAGCACGACCGTGCTGTTACTGCTGGCCGCCTTTTACGGCGGCACTTACCTCATCACCACCTTTATCAAGAAGGGGCAGGAAGACACCGACGCCTTCATGGTGTCCAACCACAGCGTCGGTTTTGGCATGGGGGCGGCCAGCATGACCGCCACCTGGATCTGGGCTGCTTCCTTCTACGCCGCCGCCACCTCCGGCTATACCTATGGCGTGTCGGGGCCGCTGCACTACGGCCTGTGGGGTGCCCTGATGATACTGTTCATCTATCCCTTTGGCCGTCGGTTTCGCGCCCTGGCCCCCAACGCCCACACCCTGGGGGAAGTCATTCACGCCCGGCACGGCTCCTCCAGCCAGCTCATTCTGGCGTTTTCCAACCTGCTGGGCAGCATCATCAGCCTGATGGTGAACTTCACCGCCGCCGGTGCCCTGGTGTCGGTGCTGTCGCCGCTGTCGTTTCAGACCGGGGTGATCATCGCCGGGGTCGGTGTGCTCAGCTACACCCTGTGGTCGGGTTTTCGTGCTTCCGTGCTCACCGACTTTGCCCAGCTGATTGCGCTGATGGCCATTGCGGTGGTGATCATTCCCGCCGTGCTGTTCGCCATGGGGGGGCCGGCCGAGGTGATGAACGGCTTTGACCAGCTCACCGCCGAGCAGGCCAACCTGTTCTCGACCGAGGCCATTCTGCACCAGGGCGCCCCCTACTTTGTGGCAGTGCTGGCCTATGCCATCGGTAACCAGACCATTTCCCAGCGCCTCTTTGCGGTGAACGAAAAGCACATCAAGCCCACCTTCCTGACCGCCACGCTTGGGTACGGCGCCATTGTCATTGGTCTGGGCATGATTGGCCTGATGGCCCTGACCAACGGCGTTGAGCCCCTCAACGGTGACATGAACAACCTGATCCCGCAGATGGTGTCCAGCTACCTGCCGCCGGTGTTCATCGGCCTGTTCTTTATTCTGGTGATCGGCTCGCTGTCCTCCACCGCCGACTCGGATCTGTCGGCCCTCTCCGCTATCGTGATGGCCGACGTGTACGGCAAGAACATCGCCAGGGGCAAGGCCGACCCCAAACGCATGCTGTTTATCGGCCGGCTGACCATGATAGTGGCCACCATGCTGGGCATTGTGTTCGCCAGCTTCTCCCTCGACATTCTGGTGATGCTGGTATTTGTGGGCGCACTGTGGGGGGCCATTGTATTTCCGGTGATCGCCAGCTGCTTCTGGAGCCGGGTGACCAACCGCGCCTTTACCACCTCGGTGCTGGCGGCGCTGGTGCTGTTCTGCGTGGCCCGCTTTGAGCTGCTGGAAATGACCGGTGCCGTTGCCCTGCTGTTTGAGCTGCTGGCCAGTATTGGCGGCGGCGTGGTGATTGGCCTGATGGCGTTCGGCTTTCTCGGCCAGCGCATCGGCTTTGCCGCCGGCATTGTCGCCGGTCTGGCGCTGATGGTGTTTGCCACCGGTTTCCTGCGGGAATACACAGTGCTGCTGTCTTCCCTGGTGGCTTATGGCGTCAGCACCCTGGTGTGCGTGGTGATGAGCCTGATGGAAAAACAGCAATTCGACTTTGATCTGATCAAACAGCGCGTGGGCAACTACGACGACCGCTTTGACGCGCCTGCGGCTACCGCAGCCATCAAATCCACCCACCTTGCCAAGGAGTCCTGA
- a CDS encoding putative transporter small subunit codes for MNELTLGAYILIWPALTLWVLIKICRGVWKDIVAAKKENRELV; via the coding sequence ATGAACGAACTGACCCTGGGGGCCTACATTCTGATCTGGCCCGCCCTCACCCTCTGGGTATTGATCAAGATTTGCCGCGGCGTGTGGAAAGACATCGTCGCTGCAAAAAAAGAAAACCGCGAGCTGGTGTAA
- a CDS encoding TetR/AcrR family transcriptional regulator — translation MSWPSKHRAETRDRILYSAGRLFTEKGFSGASIDQVMEHAGLTRGAFYAHFNSKRELYAEALVFRARQMGEEHPSGVDGLIRSYLSSKHLSQDQGGCPLAFLVSDIGQQDPLVRESYTRIFKGLATKVAGSPHQSLDASTLRTMVMMVGGVAVAKALSDPGLSLAVLEACCEGALAEQDKSALPAGETAPVNEQQ, via the coding sequence ATGTCTTGGCCCAGCAAACATCGTGCTGAAACACGTGACCGTATTCTGTATAGCGCCGGCCGGCTTTTTACTGAAAAGGGATTTTCCGGTGCCAGTATTGATCAAGTGATGGAGCATGCGGGTCTCACCCGTGGTGCCTTTTATGCTCATTTCAACTCCAAACGGGAGCTCTATGCCGAGGCTTTAGTCTTCCGTGCTCGGCAGATGGGCGAAGAGCACCCTTCCGGTGTGGATGGTTTAATTCGTAGTTACCTGAGTTCAAAACACCTTAGTCAGGATCAGGGCGGATGCCCACTGGCATTTCTGGTGTCTGATATTGGTCAGCAGGACCCGCTGGTTCGAGAAAGTTACACACGTATTTTCAAGGGGTTGGCAACAAAAGTAGCCGGAAGTCCTCATCAGTCTCTGGACGCGTCGACGTTAAGAACCATGGTCATGATGGTGGGTGGGGTAGCGGTTGCGAAGGCCTTGAGTGATCCCGGTTTATCGCTGGCTGTGCTGGAGGCTTGTTGCGAGGGCGCGCTTGCTGAGCAGGATAAATCTGCTTTGCCGGCTGGTGAGACGGCGCCAGTAAATGAACAACAATGA
- a CDS encoding glutathione S-transferase family protein codes for MKQDVYIFGPAFSSFVRSVMLCCEEKGIAYRHGMSPKCQNIRFKSPEHLAMHPYGKVPALLHNDKVLFETSTICRYLDACFEGPALQPNGILERAQVDERCAEISIYIDQALIRDLVLEFAFPKGPEGQVREERVEQTLPAARSALRRLTTLLDEHPFICGQNYTIADALLTPILDYVERLPIGKELVGTGRLQGYLNEMRARPSGLKVLNIS; via the coding sequence ATGAAACAGGATGTCTATATTTTCGGCCCTGCCTTCAGCAGCTTTGTTCGCTCGGTCATGCTGTGTTGCGAAGAAAAAGGCATTGCCTACCGCCATGGCATGTCCCCCAAGTGCCAGAACATTAGGTTCAAAAGTCCCGAACACCTGGCTATGCACCCCTATGGCAAGGTCCCAGCGCTGCTGCACAATGACAAGGTTCTGTTTGAGACCAGCACTATCTGTCGTTATCTCGATGCCTGCTTTGAAGGACCGGCCCTGCAACCCAACGGTATTCTGGAACGGGCACAGGTAGATGAACGCTGCGCCGAAATCTCCATTTACATTGACCAGGCACTTATCAGGGACTTGGTGCTGGAATTCGCCTTTCCCAAGGGTCCTGAGGGCCAAGTAAGAGAAGAGCGGGTAGAGCAAACACTGCCGGCGGCACGTTCAGCCCTGCGAAGGCTCACTACCCTGCTCGATGAACACCCTTTTATTTGTGGCCAAAACTACACCATCGCGGATGCCCTGCTGACACCCATTCTGGACTATGTGGAGCGACTTCCCATTGGAAAAGAGCTTGTCGGAACGGGACGCTTGCAAGGTTACTTAAATGAAATGCGGGCCCGGCCTTCTGGTTTAAAAGTGCTAAACATCAGCTAA
- a CDS encoding sodium-dependent bicarbonate transport family permease, whose product MPDIVVAFFALGVVAGLARSDLQVPKAAYDTLGILLMLTIGFKGGLALHGNLHWQLVPELLAVASLGVLIPLLCYPLARRLLRLDQANSASLAAHYGSVSAGTFAVALAYAQTLQLEIAPETTLYLVLLELPAIIVAISLYKRLSGQRGATSHGSVWHEALTSRGVILLTGGVLIGYFYGPERAAPVSELFIHAFKALLALFLLEMGLCAAKALTPVPWKRWPVMLFALVAPLALASLGALAATALSLPAGSALILVALVASASYIAAPAAIGASIEKADIGLAMLASLAVTFPFNVLVGIPLYARWLAA is encoded by the coding sequence ATGCCGGATATCGTGGTGGCGTTTTTTGCGCTGGGGGTAGTGGCGGGGCTGGCCCGCTCGGATCTGCAGGTGCCCAAGGCGGCTTATGACACCCTTGGTATTCTGCTGATGCTCACCATCGGCTTTAAAGGGGGCCTAGCTTTGCATGGCAACCTGCACTGGCAGCTGGTGCCGGAGCTGCTGGCGGTGGCCTCACTGGGGGTATTGATCCCGCTGCTGTGCTACCCCCTGGCGCGCCGGCTGCTGCGCCTGGATCAGGCCAACAGCGCCAGCCTGGCCGCCCACTACGGCTCGGTGAGTGCCGGCACCTTTGCGGTGGCGCTGGCCTATGCCCAGACCCTGCAGCTGGAAATTGCGCCGGAAACTACCCTCTACCTGGTGCTGCTGGAGCTGCCGGCCATCATAGTGGCCATTTCCCTTTATAAACGCCTGTCGGGCCAGCGCGGTGCCACCAGCCATGGCAGCGTGTGGCACGAGGCACTGACCAGCCGGGGCGTGATACTGCTGACCGGTGGCGTGCTCATCGGTTATTTCTACGGCCCCGAGCGGGCGGCGCCGGTGAGCGAGCTGTTTATTCATGCCTTCAAGGCGTTGCTGGCGCTGTTTTTGCTGGAAATGGGCCTGTGTGCGGCCAAGGCACTGACTCCGGTGCCCTGGAAGCGCTGGCCGGTGATGCTGTTTGCCCTGGTGGCCCCGCTGGCATTGGCGAGCCTCGGCGCGCTGGCTGCCACGGCGCTCAGCCTGCCGGCGGGCAGTGCGCTTATTCTGGTGGCGCTGGTGGCCAGTGCATCCTACATCGCCGCGCCGGCGGCCATCGGCGCTTCTATTGAAAAGGCCGATATTGGCCTGGCGATGCTGGCCTCGCTGGCGGTGACTTTTCCCTTTAACGTGCTGGTGGGTATTCCCCTCTACGCCCGCTGGCTGGCGGCTTGA
- a CDS encoding LysR family transcriptional regulator — MNVRHLTFRLLQVYVAVVRLGSVSKAAAQLHLTQPTVSQQLKRLAEAVGEPLLDNQMKPTFIGTELYHAALDALSRLDDFGGFLQDARQGTRGSFSIGVVTTAKYILPRLLGPFNRQYPGVEVSISVGNRGYILERHRHQQDDVYLFSHPPSGEHTLSGRFIHNPLVLITPPDHWALKQPPVSFADLLNERFLLREPGSATRLVFEEWLRSRNLQLKRVMQIESNEVIRMSVEQGLGLAVLSEHTLAEGQQRLGRPALAEFPLGSYWYLVCHGDRRLPYPAANFVHFVNDHLARCVDERYIHNDLAALLGHIGDGTPTPSP; from the coding sequence ATGAACGTGCGTCATCTGACCTTTCGCCTGTTGCAGGTGTACGTGGCCGTGGTCCGGCTGGGCTCGGTATCCAAGGCCGCGGCCCAGCTGCATCTGACCCAGCCCACGGTATCCCAGCAGCTCAAGCGCCTGGCCGAGGCCGTGGGCGAGCCGCTGCTCGATAACCAGATGAAACCCACCTTTATCGGTACCGAGCTCTATCACGCCGCCCTCGACGCCCTGTCCCGCCTTGACGACTTCGGCGGTTTTTTGCAGGACGCCCGTCAGGGCACCCGGGGCAGCTTCAGCATCGGGGTGGTGACCACCGCCAAATACATACTGCCCCGGCTGCTGGGCCCCTTTAACCGGCAATACCCCGGGGTGGAAGTGTCCATCAGCGTCGGCAACCGGGGCTATATTCTGGAACGTCACCGCCACCAGCAGGACGATGTCTATCTGTTCAGCCATCCGCCAAGCGGCGAGCACACCCTGAGTGGCCGCTTTATTCACAATCCCCTGGTGCTGATCACGCCCCCGGATCACTGGGCGCTCAAACAACCGCCGGTCAGTTTTGCCGACCTGCTCAACGAACGCTTTCTGTTACGGGAGCCGGGCAGCGCCACCCGGCTGGTATTTGAGGAATGGCTGCGCAGCCGCAACCTGCAGCTGAAGCGGGTGATGCAGATAGAAAGCAACGAGGTTATTCGCATGAGCGTGGAGCAGGGACTGGGGCTGGCGGTGCTCTCGGAGCACACTCTGGCGGAAGGTCAGCAGCGTCTGGGCCGCCCGGCCCTGGCCGAATTCCCGCTGGGCAGTTACTGGTATCTGGTGTGCCACGGCGACCGCCGATTGCCCTACCCGGCCGCCAACTTCGTGCACTTTGTCAACGACCACCTCGCCCGCTGCGTGGATGAGCGCTACATTCACAACGATCTGGCCGCCCTGCTGGGGCATATCGGCGATGGCACTCCGACCCCATCGCCCTGA